The following proteins are encoded in a genomic region of Alosa alosa isolate M-15738 ecotype Scorff River chromosome 10, AALO_Geno_1.1, whole genome shotgun sequence:
- the parp3 gene encoding protein mono-ADP-ribosyltransferase PARP3, whose translation MPPKRRAASSSKAGRKKVKVEEEAPKDAFQSAKEALKSAAPEQKSQRRVDGCCHISAEVHEDYDCMLNQTNIGNNNNKFYVIQVLTSGKSYHCWTRWGRVGEQGAFNLSSPFSDVNKAIKEFEKKFKDKTKNNWSDRQNFVTHPGKYTLIEVDGDEDAEIKVDTVDAPQSKVSKNVLPCTLDVPTKKLIELIFSQQMFKEAMEAMNLDIKKMPLGKLSKSQIAKGFEVIEQIEEAVKSGSNQKCLEELSSNFFTIIPHNFGRCRPPVICDAEVIEKKKEMLLVLADIEVAQSLQAESGKPQEVEMVPHPLDKDYQSLKCNLNTLGSDTEEFQVIQKYLDATAAGYRKAKIVDVWQVEREAEAERFKQHDHLENRRLLWHGTNVAVVAAILKGGLRIMPHSGGRVGKGIYFASENCKSASYVSTSKGFGIMFLNEVALGREHTITNDDCSLRKPPAGFDSVVARGSQEPDPSKDVFITLDGKKVAVPHGRAKKQPQYKDSSFSNSEYLIYKESQCCIRYMLKLSM comes from the exons ATGCCACCAAAGAGAAGAGCAGCCTCATCCTCCAAGGCTGGGAGAAAGAAGGTCAAGGTAGAGGAAGAGGCTCCAAAGGACGCCTTCCAAAGCGCCAAAGAAGCTTTGAAATCAGCAGCTCCAGAGCAGAAAAGCCAAAGGAGGGTTGATGGCTGCTGTCACATATCTGCGGAG GTGCATGAAGACTATGATTGCATGCTCAATCAGACCAATATtggcaataacaacaacaagttCTATGTCATTCAAGTCCTAACATCAGGAAAGTCATACCACTGCTGGACAAGGTGGGGCAGAGTG GGGGAACAAGGTGCATTCAATTTATCTAGTCCCTTCTCAGATGTGAATAAGGCTATAAAAGAGTTTGAGAAGAAgttcaaagacaaaacaaagaaCAACTGGAGTGATCGGCAAAATTTTGTCACTCACCCGGGAAAATATACATTGATTGAAGTGGATGGGGATGAGGACGCTGAGATCAAG GTGGATACGGTTGATGCGCCCCAATCAAAAGTGTCAAAAAATGTCCTACCCTGCACCTTGGATGTTCCTACAAAGAAGCTGATTGAGCTCATCTTCAGCCAGCAAATGTTCAAGGAAGCCATGGAGGCCATGAATCTAG ATATCAAGAAGATGCCCTTGGGAAAGCTCAGCAAGAGTCAGATAGCGAAGGGATTTGAGGTCATCGAGCAGATTGAGGAGGCGGTGAAAAGTGGCTCCAATCAGAAGTGTCTGGAGGAGCTCTCGTCCAACTTCTTCACCATAATCCCCCACAACTTTGGCCGATGCAGGCCACCCGTCATCTGCGACGCCGAAGTCATCGAAAAGAAGAAGGAGATGCTTCTG GTTCTGGCAGATATTGAAGTGGCCCAGAGTCTGCAGGCAGAGTCGGGGAAGCCTCAGGAGGTGGAGATGGTGCCTCATCCTTTAGACAAGGACTATCAGTCTCTGAAGTGCAACCTCAACACATTAGGAAGCGATACAGAGGAGTTTCAG GTCATTCAAAAATACTTGGATGCCACAGCAGCCGGCTACAGGAAAGCAAAGATTGTGGATGTATGGCAAgtggagagagaagcagag GCCGAGCGGTTCAAGCAGCATGACCATCTGGAGAACCGGCGACTGCTCTGGCATGGCACCAATGTGGCtgtggtggcggccatcttgaaagGGGGCCTGCGGATCATGCCGCACTCAGGAGGACGTGTGGGCAAAGGCATCTACTTTGCCTCCGAGAACTGCAAGTCAGCCTCTTATG TCTCTACTTCCAAGGGCTTTGGAATCATGTTCCTCAATGAGGTGGCTTTGGGTAGAGAGCATACCATCACCAATGATGACTGTTCCTTGAGAAAGCCACCTGCTGGTTTCGACTCTGTTGTGGCGAGAGGCAGCCAAGAACCAG ATCCTTCCAAGGACGTCTTCATCACTCTGGATGGCAAGAAGGTGGCTGTTCCCCATGGCCGTGCCAAAAAGCAGCCCCAGTACAAGGACAGCAGCTTCAGCAACAGCGAGTATCTCATTTATAAGGAGAGCCAGTGTTGCATTCGCTACATGCTCAAGCTCAGCATGTAA
- the LOC125302015 gene encoding glycine amidinotransferase, mitochondrial-like: MLRVRCHRDGSRGAEAAHLIGAMIGRTMSGWVQRAFQSTSSSAAPPRIAVEEPATDLAPQQIPVCAYNEWDPLEEVIVGRPENACVPPFTVEIKAHTNEKYRPFYQKYGGQPFPKDHLKKAVAEIEEMCNILRHEGVTVRRPEPLDWSFEYKTPDFSSTGMYAAMPRDILIVIGEEIIEAPMAWRSRFFEYRAYRPLIKEYFRRGAKWTTAPKPTMSDELYDQDYPYRTVEERHKLAAQGKFVTTEHEPCFDAADFIRAGTDIFVQRSQVTNYMGIEWMRRHLAPTYKVHIISFKDSNPMHIDGTFNIIGPGLVLSNPIRPCHQIEMFEKAGWTMVKPPTPLIPDDHPMWMASKWLSMNVLMLDEKRVMVDANETTIHKMFESLGIKTVKVNIRHAMSLGGGFHCYTTDVRRRGTLQSYFH, translated from the exons ATGCTGCGAGTAAGGTGTCACAGAGATGGTAGCAGGGGGGCTGAAGCAGCCCATCTGATTGGAGCTATG ATTGGCCGCACCATGTCCGGTTGGGTGCAGAGGGCTTTCCAGAGCACTTCCAGCTCAGCTGCTCCGCCCCGTATTGCAGTGGAGGAACCTGCTACTGATCTCGCACCCCAACAGATCCCGGTGTGCGCCTACAATGAATGGGACCCATTGGAGGAAGTCATTGTTGGACGACCCGAGAACGCATGTGTCCCTCCATTCACTGTGGAGATCAAG GCCCACACTAATGAGAAGTACCGGCCCTTCTACCAAAAATATGGGGGCCAGCCTTTCCCCAAGGACCACTTGAAGAAAGCTGTTGCTGAAATTGAGGAAATGTGCAATATTCTCCGCCATGAGGGTGTTACTGTGAGAAGGCCAGAACCCCTTGACTGGTCTTTCGAATACAAAACCCCAGATTTTTCATCTACTG GGATGTATGCTGCCATGCCTAGAGATATACTTATTGTCATTGGGGAGGAGATTATCGAGGCTCCAATGGCATGGAGGTCCCGGTTCTTTGAATACAGAGCGTATAGGCCTCTCATCAAGGAATACTTCAGGAGAGGGGCAAAGTGGACCACAGCTCCAAAACCTACCATGTCTGATGAACTGTATGATCAG GACTACCCCTATCGCACTGTGGAGGAAAGGCACAAGCTAGCAGCCCAGGGCAAGTTTGTGACCACTGAGCATGAGCCCTGCTTCGACGCTGCTGATTTCATAAGGGCTGGGACAGATATCTTTGTGCAAAGGAGTCAG GTTACAAATTATATGGGTATTGAATGGATGCGTCGTCACCTTGCCCCGACATACAAGGTGCACATCATTTCTTTTAAGGACTCTAATCCCATGCACATTGATGGCACTTTCAACATTATTGGTCCTGGCCTGGTGCTGTCCAACCCTATTCGCCCATGTCACCAG ATTGAAATGTTTGAGAAGGCAGGCTGGACAATGGTAAAACCCCCAACACCTCTGATTCCAGATG ATCATCCTATGTGGATGGCCTCAAAATGGCTGTCCATGAATGTCCTGATGCTGGATGAGAAACGAGTCATGGTTGATGCCAATGAGACTACCATCCATAAAATGTTTGAGAGTCTTG GCATTAAAACCGTCAAGGTGAACATCCGACATGCCATGTCCCTTGGAGGTGGCTTCCATTGCTACACAACTGATGTTCGTCGTCGTGGTACCCTGCAGTCTTACTTCCATTAG
- the gpr61l gene encoding probable G-protein coupled receptor — MENAEEGPMMAKAWSGPMQSPVTYPSVPNATTSLWAPTRLTPPSMEVVTTSQSQMKDLVGLFCMVTLNLAALLGNTGVMVAIARAPHMKKFAFVCHLCAVDLLCAVLLMPLGIISSSPYFGTVSFTVLECQVYIFLNVFLICASILTVTAISVERYYYIVHPMRYEVKMTLNLAVGVMVFIWVKSILLALVTLFGWPAYGHQSSIAAAHCSLHWSHSRLRKVFAVLFSVLCFLLPAVVIFAVYCNVYKVARVASRQQVPVPTWAASAAVKRRSDSISSQTTIITTTRNLPQQRLSPERVFGGGGKAALTLAVIVGQFLVCWLPYFVFHLHLSLTAPVQSPGDIEEVVTWLAYSSFAVNPFFYGMLNRQIREQLVRLRRCCTGRPAELAASSHEGSLQENFLQFLQRTSTTAETRSSCTNSSPRNTLNQEVRIPGQIPEEYS; from the coding sequence ATGGAGAATGCAGAGGAAGGTCCAATGATGGCAAAAGCTTGGTCAGGTCCAATGCAGAGTCCTGTGACCTACCCGTCCGTGCCAAACGCCACAACCAGCCTGTGGGCCCCCACACGTCTCACGCCGCCCAGTATGGAGGTGGTCACCACCTCGCAGTCGCAGATGAAGGACCTGGTGGGGCTCTTCTGCATGGTGACGCTCAACTTGGctgcgttgctaggcaacaCAGGCGTCATGGTGGCCATCGCCCGCGCGCCGCACATGAAGAAGTTTGCCTTCGTGTGCCACCTGTGCGCGGTGGACCTGCTGTGCGCCGTGCTGCTCATGCCCCTGGGCATCATCTCGAGCTCGCCCTACTTCGGCACGGTCTCCTTCACGGTGCTGGAGTGCCAGGTGTACATCTTCCTCAACGTGTTCCTCATCTGCGCGTCCATCCTCACCGTCACCGCCATCAGCGTGGAGCGCTACTACTACATCGTCCACCCCATGCGCTACGAGGTGAAGATGACCCTCAACCTGGCCGTCGGGGTCATGGTCTTCATCTGGGTCAAGTCCATCTTGCTGGCCCTGGTGACGCTGTTCGGCTGGCCGGCCTACGGCCACCAGAGCTCCATTGCGGCGGCCCACTGCTCCCTTCACTGGAGCCACAGCCGCCTAAGGAAGGTGTTCGCCGTCCTCTTCAGCGTGCTGTGCTTCTTGCTGCCCGCTGTGGTCATCTTCGCAGTCTACTGCAACGTCTACAAGGTGGCGCGCGTGGCCTCCCGCCAGCAGGTGCCAGTGCCCACGTGGGCCGCCAGCGCCGCGGTCAAGCGCCGCTCGGACTCCATCAGCAGCCAGACCACTATCATCACCACCACGCGCAACCTCCCGCAGCAGCGGCTCTCCCCGGAGCGCGTGTTCGGCGGCGGCGGCAAGGCCGCGCTCACGCTGGCGGTCATCGTGGGCCAGTTCCTGGTCTGCTGGCTCCCTTACTTCGTCTTCCACCTGCACCTGTCGCTCACCGCTCCGGTGCAGAGCCCTGGCGACATCGAGGAGGTGGTCACCTGGCTGGCCTACTCCTCGTTTGCCGTCAACCCCTTCTTCTACGGCATGCTGAACCGGCAGATCCGCGAGCAGCTGGTGCGCCTACGACGCTGTTGCACTGGCCGGCCCGCAGAGCTGGCCGCGTCCAGCCACGAGGGCTCGCTCCAGGAGAACTTCCTCCAGTTCCTGCAGAGGACCAGCACCACGGCCGAGACACGCTCCAGCTGCACCAACTCCAGCCCCAGGAACACGCTGAACCAGGAGGTGAGGATCCCTGGACAGATCCCAGAGGAGTACAGCTGA